Proteins found in one Elephas maximus indicus isolate mEleMax1 chromosome 11, mEleMax1 primary haplotype, whole genome shotgun sequence genomic segment:
- the LOC126085093 gene encoding zinc finger protein 234-like: MSTFVKSLSFKDVAVVFTEEELGLLDPAQKKLYQDVMVENFRNLVSVGGKNPRQVETIPQAGAHEELSSSHIWQQIASYLTRRGYSMINGSQFYIQSHSPLPVAGGLSGTQRGEKTYQYNECTETCSEVPSVGIYHRLYSEEKFYTCSVCGRSFRYISGLHDHQRVHMGKNYYMLDECGKEISQSSHLQTHLNVHAVQNPHKCEECGKCFRHRATLNVHCKGHTGTKPYNYEEFGRDFVYPSHLQVHQRIHTGEKPFRCDICGKNFHRRTALNVHYIVHTEEKPYKCEECGKGFKAASYLLIHQRVHSGEKPFKCEECGKAIASKRNLDVHYRIHKGEKSYSCEECGRCFRQAVQLFTHQRVHSGEKPFKCEECGKYFRSTSNLRTHHKIHTGEKSFNCEKCGKGFRQSAHLQVHQIVHTGKKPFRCEECGKYFSLRSSLQIHRRIHTGEKSYNCEECGKVFRQAQHLLRHQRAHRGEKPFKCEECGKSFGSSSNLKCHQRVHNEKKPYKCEECGKGVSSRQTLHIHYRIHKGEKPYNCEECGKCFRKSAQLTTHRRIHSGEKPLKCEECGKYFRSSSGRRAHRRIHTGEKSFNCGKCGKGFRQAAHLMIHQRGHNGEKPFECQECGKGFITRTDLQIHYRLHTGEKPYNCEECGKCFRQAGQLLIHQRVHSGEKPLKCEKCGKRFRQNAHLKVHQRVHSKEHPYRCEECGKYFRHRSNLQTHRRIHTGKEFFNCVSGSYFCGFSSLCQTSKSCFFFVS; encoded by the exons atgagCACATTCGTG AAATCGTTGTCATTCAAGGACGTGGCTGTGGTCTTCACTGAGGAGGAGCTGGGGCTGCTAGACCCTGCCCAGAAGAAGCTGTACCAAGATGTGATGGTTGAGAACTTCAGGAACCTGGTGTCAGTGG GAGGCAAGAACCCAAGGCAGGTGGAGACTATTCCACAAGCAGGAGCACACGAGGAGCTTTCCAGCTCACATATCTGGCAACAAATTGCAAGTTACCTAACCAGGCGTGGATATTCTATGATAAATGGTTCTCAGTTCTACATACAAAGTCATTCGCCTCTTCCGGTTGCAGGAGGACTATCTGGTACTCAGAGAGGAGAGAAAACTTACCAGTATAACGAGTGTACAGAAACCTGTAGTGAAGTCCCCAGCGTTGGTATTTATCACCGATTATATTCAGAAGAGAAGTTTTACACATGTAGTGTGTGTGGAAGAAGCTTCCGTTATATATCAGGTCTTCATGATCATCAGAGAGTTCACATGGGAAAAAACTACTATATGCTTGATGAGTGTGGTAAGGAAATTAGTCAGAGTTCACATCTGCAAACTCATCTGAATGTGCATGCTGTACAGAACCCACACAAATGTGAGGAATGTGGGAAATGCTTCAGGCATAGAGCAACTCTTAATGTTCATTGCAAAGGCCACACAGGAACAAAACCATACAATTATGAGGAATTTGGGAGGGATTTTGTGTATCCCTCGCATTTACAGGTGCATCAGAGAatccacactggagagaaaccattCAGATGTGATATATGTGGTAAGAACTTTCATCGTAGAACAGCACTTAATGTTCATTACATAGtacatacagaagagaaacctTACAAATGTGAGGAGTGTGGAAAGGGCTTCAAGGCTGCTTCATACCTTCTGATCCATCAGAGAGTCCACAGTGGAGAAAAACCATTCAAATGTGAAGAGTGTGGGAAGGCCATCGCTTCTAAACGAAATCTTGATGTTCATTACAGAATCCACAAAGGAGAGAAATCCTACAGTTGTGAGGAATGTGGAAGGTGCTTCAGGCAGGCTGTACAACTTTTCACCCATCAGCGAGTCCACAGTGGAGAAAAACCGTTCAAATGTGAAGAGTGTGGGAAGTACTTCAGAAGTACATCAAATCTCCGAACTCATCATAAAATCCACACAGGAGAGAAATCCTTTAATTGTGAGAAGTGTGGGAAGGGCTTCAGGCAGTCTGCACATCTTCAGGTCCATCAGATAGTCCACACTGGAAAAAAACCATTCAGATGTGAAGAGTGTGGGAAGTACTTCAGTTTAAGATCAAGTCTTCAAATTCATCGTAGAATCCACACAGGAGAAAAATCCTATAATTGTGAAGAATGTGGGAAAGTCTTTAGGCAGGCTCAACATCTTTTGAGACATCAGAGAGCCCACCGTGGAGAAAAACCTTTCAAATGTGAAGAGTGTGGAAAGAGTTTTGGTAGCAGTTCAAACCTTAAATGCCATCAACGAGTTCATAATGAAAAAAAGCCATACAAATGTGAAGAGTGCGGGAAGGGCGTCTCTAGTAGACAAACGCTTCACATTCATTACAGAatacacaaaggagaaaaaccctACAATTGTGAGGAATGTGGAAAGTGCTTcaggaagtctgcacaacttacGACCCATCGGAGAATCCATAGTGGAGAAAAACCACTCAAGTGTGAAGAGTGTGGGAAGTACTTCAGAAGTTCATCAGGTCGCCGAGCTCATCGTAGAATCCACACAGGAGAGAAATCCTTTAATTGTGGGAAGTGTGGGAAGGGCTTCAGGCAGGCTGCACATCTTATGATCCATCAGAGAGGCCACAATGGAGAAAAGCCATTTGAATGTCAAGAGTGTGGGAAGGGCTTCATTACTAGAACAGATCTTCAAATTCATTATAGActccacacaggagagaaaccctataatTGTGAGGAATGTGGGAAGTGCTTCAGGCAGGCTGGACAGCTTTTGATCCATCAGAGAGTCCACAGTGGAGAAAAACCATTGAAATGTGAAAAGTGTGGGAAGAGATTCCGTCAGAACGCACACCTTAAAGTGCATCAACGGGTCCATAGTAAAGAACACCCATACAGATGTGAAGAATGTGGGAAGTACTTCAGACATAGATCAAATCTTCAAACCCATCGTAGAATCCACACAGGCAAGGAATTCTTTAATTGTGTCTCGGGGTCATACTTTtgcggtttctccagtctttgtcagaccagtaagtcttgttttttttttgtgagttag